In Trichoderma atroviride chromosome 2, complete sequence, one DNA window encodes the following:
- a CDS encoding uncharacterized protein (EggNog:ENOG41~TransMembrane:1 (o234-257i)) — translation MSLTLSAPATSSTTSISPGSLSTLPPTTIPSTFTTSTTDGGPSITAGPFPPMTTHWSRPLSCTWTYVVDTDLPPGVSDPIAYLDLEPLPGASTLSCYPDGMFFDGRTGVFSPATCPYGWTTVSVSVNTERMKTEDEDDVTTTALCCSSEYSWAGGHCKRQVPTVLAVPIIYNRTAATYQVLTNSTTTLYSATIAVNTIRALFREQDKPLLGLTDDDDIDDHKDDDQGLSLSAKIGIGVGVALGGLLAIGAAIFIFMWRRERRKKDSTGRTSHELRAVQRAQGRMYSRSHTQVRARDSEPPPAYASESETNNAADTDSGSTAVIRGGEIQVLIAQKAAIQRRIEELERVSGEESRDGPHER, via the exons TTGTCAGCGCCGGCCACGTCCTCGACCACCTCGATAAGCCCGGGCTCTTTATCGACTCTTCCACCAACAACAATACCCTCTACGTTTACCACCAGTACGACTGATGGCGGCCCTTCCATCACAGCCGGGCCCTTCCCCCCTATGACAACGCATTGGAGTCGACCTTTGAGCTGCACATGGACATATGTTGTCGACACCGACCTACCGCCCGGCGTTTCAGATCCCATTGCCTATCTGGATTTGGAACCTCTTCCAGGGGCTTCGACTCTCTCTTGCTATCCAGACGGCATGTTCTTCGATGGACGCACTGGAGTGTTTAGCCCAGCGACCTGCCCCTATGGATGGACCACTGTCTCCGTCTCCGTCAACACCGAGCGGATGAAgaccgaggacgaggacgacgtAACCACAACGGCTCTATGTTGTTCATC CGAATACTCCTGGGCGGGCGGGCACTGCAAACGTCAGGTTCCTACGGTTCTGGCTGTACCCATCATATATAACCGTACTGCAGCCACATACCAAGTCTTGACCAATTCAACAACTACCTTGTATAGTGCTACTATCGCCGTAAATACCATCCGCGCGCTCTTCAGAGAGCAAGACAAGCCACTCCTCGGGTTAACagacgatgatgatatcGACGATCATAAGGATGACGACCAGGGGCTGTCATTAAGTGCCAAGATAGGCATTGGAGTTGGCGTGGCACTCGGCGGTTTGCTCGCCATTGGAGCGGctattttcatcttcatgtGGAGGCGAGAGCGAAGGAAAAAAGACTCCACAGGTCGAACGTCGCACGAGCTCAGGGCCGTGCAGAGAGCACAAGGGCGAATGTACTCCCGCTCACACACACAGGTTCGTGCACGAGATTCCGAACCTCCGCCCGCCTACGCCTCCGAGTCCGAAACCAACAACGCCGCTGATACCGATAGTGGCAGTACTGCAGTGATCCGGGGCGGTGAGATTCAAGTTCTAATAGCCCAAAAGGCTGCTATCCAACGACGcattgaagagctggagagggtCTCAGGGGAAGAGAGTCGAGATGGACCCCACGAGAGATGA